AGCCTCAGGTAGCGGAGCGACATATAGCGCAAGCGCACCAGGCACGAACACAATAACATGTACTGACTCTGATGGTAATCGGGTGACTGCAACCGTATATCAGCATTTTTGAGAGTAGTGAATGTGTATTTCACAGATAGAGAAACGATGGCTGGGTGTATGGTCGCGAATATTCCTGATTAAAGAATGATTAAGATAGTCCCTGATCTAACCGGAATTGTGACTATGAAACCCGAACCTCATTATCTTTCCAGTTGGACGCATTTCAGGATAATTTCATTTTTATCTGTATTGTTCTTGTTGGCAAGTAAAGCAGGTGTGATCGCTGAGGATTATCTGTACACGACAAATAATGGTGCAATTACCATTACCAAATATATCGGTACCGGCGGTGCGGTGACCATCACCAACGCGATCAATAATCTGCAAGTCACAAGTATTGGCAGTAATGCTTTTAAGCTATGCACTAGCCTAACCAGCGTCACAATTCCCACCAGTGTAACCACTATTGGGGATTATTCTTTTGCTGATTGCTACAGTCTGACCAATGTTACAATTCCCACCAGCGTCACCAGTATAGGGGATTATGTTTTTGCCGACTGCACTAGTCTCGCCAGAGTCACGATACCCCCGGGGGTTACTCGTGTTGGAAATTACGCATTCTATTACTGCACGAGTCTGACCAATCTAACGATTCCATCCGGCGTTACTCGTGTGGGAGACCTGGCGTTTTATCACTGCACAAGTCTGGCCAGCATCACGATACCCGCCACTGTCACCATCATTGGAAGCAATACGTTTGAGTCCTGCACGAGCCTGCGCAGCGTTACGATACCCTCCGGTGTGACCAGCATTGGGAGTTATACGTTCTTCTCCTGCACGAGTTTAACTAATGTCGTAATTCCTTCTGGTGTCACTAGCATCGGAATCAATGCGTTCTATTCCTGCACGAGTTTAACTAATGTCATTCTTCCGGCTAGTGTCATCAGCATCGGGGACTGGGCTTTTTCAGCTACACCCCTGAAGGGGGGCTATTTCGCAGGAAACGCACCAAGTCTTGGTGGTTCGAATGTGTTTTTTGGTAATAGCTCGACTATTATTTATTACTTGCCTGGTACTACAGGCTGGATTTCGACTTATGGTGGTCGCCCGACAGCGCTATGGCAAGATATTCCAGATTATTTATATGACTACAAGGGTTCATATATCACCATATTACAGTATACCGGCGCGGGCGGTGCAGTGACCATTCCCGGCACGCTCCATGGTATCCCCGTCACCAACATTCGGAGCAATGCATTTGCTGGTTACACCAATTTAACCAATGCTGTGATTCCGAATAGCATCACCAATATCGGGAATAATGCATTTGCATCTTGCGCCAACCTGACTGCGATATATTTTAAAGGTAATGCTCCCAGTTTAGGTGTGGATGTGTTTAGCGGCGCAACAAATGCAACTATCTACTACTTGTCTA
This genomic interval from bacterium contains the following:
- a CDS encoding leucine-rich repeat domain-containing protein, yielding MKPEPHYLSSWTHFRIISFLSVLFLLASKAGVIAEDYLYTTNNGAITITKYIGTGGAVTITNAINNLQVTSIGSNAFKLCTSLTSVTIPTSVTTIGDYSFADCYSLTNVTIPTSVTSIGDYVFADCTSLARVTIPPGVTRVGNYAFYYCTSLTNLTIPSGVTRVGDLAFYHCTSLASITIPATVTIIGSNTFESCTSLRSVTIPSGVTSIGSYTFFSCTSLTNVVIPSGVTSIGINAFYSCTSLTNVILPASVISIGDWAFSATPLKGGYFAGNAPSLGGSNVFFGNSSTIIYYLPGTTGWISTYGGRPTALWQDIPDYLYDYKGSYITILQYTGAGGAVTIPGTLHGIPVTNIRSNAFAGYTNLTNAVIPNSITNIGNNAFASCANLTAIYFKGNAPSLGVDVFSGATNATIYYLSKTTGWDTTFGGQPTAEWRPKILGDGSFGASTNQFGFNINWVCASGLVVVVQASTNLADSFWLGMKTNTLAGDSLYFSDPQWTNYPGRYYRISSP